In the Kitasatospora terrestris genome, one interval contains:
- a CDS encoding GAF domain-containing sensor histidine kinase: MGDEVRSRIPQLRLDELLAELQARIDAARGTRDRVHSLLEAVLSVGRELDLPQVLRRIVEAAAVLVDARYAALGVISPDGETLSQFLTVGVSEEEISRIGPYPTGRGLLGELIRRPEPLRLLDLSEHPASYGCPAHHPVMRTFLGVPVRVRDEVFGNLYLTDKRGGGEFDADDEAVISTLAVAAGVAIDNARLYEEAQRRQHWLSASAEITRALLSGGSRGDVLDLIAQRAREITGSQLADVSVPVAGTDTVRVEFASGGDAAARLGLTVPLEGSLSGRAFTTGQPETSADLAGDPGLHAGPRRFEGLGPAVAVPLGRAEGGIGGVLLLAREVGGAAFTEQEIGPLLGFADQAALALELGERRRDAEQLAMLEDRDRIARDLHDLAIQRLFATGMTLQSAARLIEHPGAADRVLRAVGDLDETIKIIRSTIFGLRVRDAASAQGLRARVVRAAEVAQASLGFAPRLSMEGLLDTDVPVEIADQVVAVLGEALSNSARHAGAARVEVVLRATGTQVVLTVRDDGVGIPAQGRRSGLRNLAERAEKLGGTFEAVSPPEGGTRLEWAVPLGG; this comes from the coding sequence GACGCCGCCCGGGGCACGCGGGACCGGGTGCACAGTCTGCTGGAGGCGGTGCTGTCGGTCGGCCGCGAGCTCGACCTGCCGCAGGTGCTGCGCCGGATCGTGGAGGCGGCCGCCGTCCTGGTGGACGCCCGGTACGCCGCGCTCGGTGTGATCTCCCCGGACGGCGAGACCCTGTCGCAGTTCCTGACGGTCGGCGTCTCCGAGGAGGAGATTTCCCGGATCGGCCCCTACCCGACCGGCCGGGGCCTGCTCGGCGAGCTGATCCGTCGTCCGGAGCCGCTGCGGCTGCTCGACCTGTCGGAGCACCCGGCCTCGTACGGCTGCCCGGCGCACCACCCGGTGATGCGGACCTTCCTGGGCGTCCCGGTGCGGGTGCGCGACGAGGTGTTCGGCAACCTGTACCTGACCGACAAGCGCGGCGGCGGGGAGTTCGACGCCGACGACGAGGCGGTGATCTCGACCCTGGCGGTGGCCGCCGGGGTGGCGATCGACAACGCCCGGCTGTACGAGGAGGCGCAGCGCCGCCAGCACTGGCTGAGCGCCAGCGCGGAGATCACCCGGGCGCTGCTGTCGGGCGGCTCGCGCGGCGACGTGCTGGACCTGATCGCCCAGCGGGCCCGGGAGATCACCGGCTCGCAACTGGCGGACGTCTCGGTGCCGGTGGCCGGGACGGACACCGTCCGGGTGGAATTCGCCTCCGGCGGGGACGCGGCGGCGCGACTGGGCCTGACCGTCCCGCTGGAGGGCTCGCTCTCCGGCCGGGCGTTCACCACCGGGCAGCCGGAGACCAGCGCCGACCTGGCGGGCGACCCCGGCCTGCACGCCGGGCCGCGCCGCTTCGAGGGCCTGGGGCCCGCGGTCGCGGTGCCGCTGGGCCGGGCCGAGGGCGGCATCGGAGGTGTCCTGCTGCTGGCCCGGGAGGTGGGCGGTGCGGCCTTCACCGAGCAGGAGATCGGCCCGCTGCTGGGCTTCGCCGACCAGGCCGCGCTCGCCCTGGAGCTCGGCGAACGCCGCCGGGACGCCGAGCAACTGGCGATGCTGGAGGACCGCGACCGGATCGCCCGCGACCTGCACGACCTCGCCATCCAGCGGCTGTTCGCCACCGGGATGACGCTGCAGAGCGCCGCCCGCCTGATCGAGCACCCCGGGGCGGCCGACCGGGTGCTCCGGGCCGTCGGCGACCTGGACGAGACCATCAAGATCATCCGCTCGACCATCTTCGGCCTGCGGGTACGCGACGCCGCCTCCGCCCAGGGGCTGCGGGCCCGGGTGGTCCGGGCGGCCGAGGTCGCCCAGGCCTCGCTCGGGTTCGCCCCCCGGCTGAGCATGGAGGGCCTGCTGGACACCGACGTCCCGGTCGAGATCGCCGACCAGGTGGTGGCGGTGCTCGGCGAGGCGCTCAGCAACTCCGCCCGGCACGCCGGGGCCGCCCGGGTCGAGGTGGTGCTGCGGGCGACCGGGACGCAGGTCGTCCTGACCGTCCGGGACGACGGCGTCGGCATCCCTGCGCAGGGCCGGCGCAGCGGGCTGCGCAACCTCGCCGAGCGGGCCGAGAAACTGGGCGGCACCTTCGAGGCGGTCTCCCCGCCGGAGGGCGGAACCCGACTGGAGTGGGCGGTGCCGCTCGGCGGCTGA
- a CDS encoding pyridoxamine 5'-phosphate oxidase family protein, giving the protein MTAENTLSGPRSLDENECYRFLSAAAVGRVVYTVGALPAVLPVRYRIAGDGGVLLPAPAAELARAVVGALVAFEAGEVSGEDGSGWSVTVLGHAEAAAAPAAAAGEPGAAAAIRIRPELVTGRLLGAGPPALGG; this is encoded by the coding sequence ATGACAGCGGAGAACACCCTGTCCGGCCCGCGGTCGCTGGACGAGAACGAGTGCTACCGGTTCCTGTCCGCCGCGGCGGTCGGCCGGGTGGTGTACACGGTGGGCGCGCTGCCCGCCGTGCTGCCGGTCCGGTACCGGATCGCGGGGGACGGCGGCGTGCTGCTGCCCGCCCCGGCCGCGGAGCTGGCCCGCGCGGTGGTCGGCGCGCTGGTGGCCTTCGAGGCGGGCGAGGTGAGCGGCGAGGACGGCAGCGGCTGGAGCGTCACCGTCCTCGGCCACGCGGAGGCCGCCGCCGCCCCGGCCGCAGCAGCCGGCGAACCCGGTGCGGCGGCGGCGATCCGGATCCGCCCGGAGCTGGTCACTGGCCGCCTGCTCGGCGCGGGCCCGCCAGCGCTCGGCGGCTGA
- a CDS encoding response regulator transcription factor, whose amino-acid sequence MSQSAAAQADTPVRVFLLDDHEVVRRGVHDLLNDEPGLTVVGEAGSVAQALARIPALRPDVAILDMRLPDGDGVTVCRELRSQMPGLACLILTSFDDEDALLDAIMAGAAGYVLKQITGTDLISAVRTVASGQSMLDPGATTRLMARLRGDAAAPAAALPELTEREREVLALVGEGLTNRQIGERLYLAEKTVKNHVSRLLAKLGVERRVQAAVIATEVLAAPERAPVRLVP is encoded by the coding sequence ATGTCACAGAGCGCAGCGGCCCAGGCGGACACCCCGGTCCGGGTGTTCCTGCTCGACGACCACGAGGTGGTCCGCAGGGGCGTGCACGACCTGCTGAACGACGAGCCCGGGCTCACCGTGGTCGGCGAGGCCGGCAGCGTCGCGCAGGCCCTGGCCCGGATCCCGGCGCTGCGCCCGGACGTGGCGATCCTCGACATGCGCCTGCCGGACGGCGACGGCGTCACCGTCTGCCGTGAACTGCGGTCGCAGATGCCCGGGTTGGCGTGCCTGATCCTGACCTCGTTCGACGACGAGGACGCCTTGCTGGACGCCATCATGGCGGGCGCCGCCGGGTACGTGCTCAAGCAGATCACCGGCACCGACCTGATCTCCGCCGTCCGTACCGTGGCCTCCGGCCAGTCGATGCTCGACCCCGGCGCCACCACCCGGCTGATGGCCCGGCTGCGCGGCGACGCGGCCGCGCCGGCCGCCGCCCTGCCCGAGCTCACCGAGCGCGAGCGGGAGGTGCTCGCCCTGGTCGGCGAGGGGCTGACCAACCGCCAGATCGGCGAGCGGCTCTACCTGGCGGAGAAGACCGTCAAGAACCACGTCTCCCGGCTGCTGGCCAAGCTCGGCGTGGAACGCCGGGTGCAGGCCGCCGTGATCGCCACCGAGGTGCTGGCCGCGCCGGAGCGCGCTCCGGTCCGGCTCGTGCCGTGA
- a CDS encoding Acg family FMN-binding oxidoreductase translates to MPCTTLDEDLTLALVSAAAAAPSLHNVQPWYFRASAPDRTIHVHAAPGRLLPRSDPDARAVHLSVGAALCNLAAAAVRLGREPVVRLLPEPSRPGLLASVRLAGRPRSGLLRRPDLHRAVWRRRSSRLPFEPEPVPEPVLSELRDAVRLDGAELRRPGPFARTRLLELTARAEQRLAQDPARRAETLACLTGPGADWGLPRYAVGPLDSTGRLPLRGFAVPPDGPARDRCAFEADPQLLLLTTRYDGPAAWLHAGLALQHALLLLTLHGVRASMLHQALEWPDLRARMSGLCRDRCVPQMLLRVGYGPAGFPTPRRAAAELLGLPAPLDRPAATVG, encoded by the coding sequence ATGCCGTGCACCACCCTCGACGAGGACCTGACCCTCGCCCTCGTCTCCGCGGCCGCCGCCGCACCGTCCCTCCACAACGTCCAGCCGTGGTACTTCCGGGCCTCCGCGCCCGACCGAACGATCCACGTGCACGCCGCGCCCGGCCGCCTGCTGCCCCGGAGCGACCCGGACGCCCGCGCGGTCCACCTGTCGGTCGGCGCCGCGCTGTGCAACCTGGCGGCCGCCGCCGTCCGGCTGGGCCGGGAGCCGGTGGTCCGGCTGCTGCCCGAGCCCTCCCGGCCGGGCCTGCTGGCCTCGGTCCGACTGGCGGGCCGGCCGCGCTCGGGCCTGCTGCGCCGCCCCGACCTGCACCGGGCCGTCTGGCGCCGGCGCTCCAGCCGACTGCCGTTCGAACCCGAGCCGGTGCCCGAGCCGGTCCTCTCGGAGCTGCGCGACGCGGTCCGCCTGGACGGCGCCGAGCTGCGCCGCCCGGGACCGTTCGCCCGCACCCGGCTGCTGGAGCTGACCGCCCGCGCCGAGCAGCGCCTGGCCCAGGACCCGGCCCGGCGCGCCGAGACGCTGGCCTGCCTGACCGGACCGGGCGCCGACTGGGGCCTGCCCCGGTACGCCGTGGGCCCGCTGGACAGCACCGGGCGCCTGCCGCTGCGCGGCTTCGCCGTTCCGCCGGACGGTCCGGCCCGCGACCGCTGCGCCTTCGAGGCCGATCCGCAACTGCTGCTGCTCACCACCCGGTACGACGGGCCGGCCGCCTGGCTGCACGCCGGTCTCGCGCTCCAGCACGCCCTGCTGCTGCTCACCCTGCACGGCGTCCGCGCCTCGATGCTGCACCAGGCGCTCGAGTGGCCCGACCTGCGGGCCCGGATGTCCGGGCTGTGCCGGGACCGCTGCGTGCCGCAGATGCTGCTGCGGGTCGGGTACGGACCCGCCGGCTTCCCGACCCCGCGCCGGGCCGCCGCCGAGCTGCTCGGGCTGCCCGCCCCGCTCGACCGGCCTGCCGCCACCGTCGGATGA
- a CDS encoding universal stress protein, with protein sequence MGAYVLAGLDGSVESTTAAGWAADQAVRRRLALRLVHVETWLDDAHAGASVPADVRTLTTRMLTRTQDALRAAHPGLEVRADLLGGGPVVDVLVDAATDPEAELLVLGSRGIGGFEGLVVGSVGLGVTARSPIPTALVRAHGAGHLPDPDGAPVVLGVDTRAPSAEVIEYAFREAARRGALLRAVHGWTPPPVWGYAGWVAPQAETEEFRLIEAELLSDALAGWREKFPEVAVVECSQLATGAQALVDQSSDAGVVVVGRRLRHLPLGPRLGPVGHAVLHHAHAPVLVVPHD encoded by the coding sequence ATGGGCGCGTACGTACTGGCCGGACTCGACGGCTCGGTCGAGAGCACCACGGCCGCGGGCTGGGCCGCCGACCAGGCGGTGCGGCGCCGGCTGGCGCTGCGGCTGGTCCACGTCGAGACCTGGTTGGACGACGCGCACGCCGGGGCCTCGGTGCCGGCCGACGTCCGCACGCTGACCACCCGGATGCTCACCCGCACCCAGGACGCGCTGCGCGCCGCCCACCCCGGCCTGGAGGTCCGTGCCGACCTGCTGGGCGGCGGGCCGGTGGTCGACGTCCTGGTCGACGCCGCCACCGATCCGGAGGCGGAGCTGCTGGTGCTCGGCTCGCGCGGGATCGGCGGGTTCGAGGGGCTGGTGGTCGGCTCGGTGGGGCTCGGTGTCACCGCCCGCAGCCCGATCCCGACCGCCCTGGTCCGCGCCCACGGGGCCGGGCACCTGCCGGACCCGGACGGGGCGCCGGTCGTCCTCGGGGTCGACACCCGCGCGCCGTCCGCCGAGGTGATCGAGTACGCGTTCCGGGAGGCCGCCCGGCGCGGGGCCCTGCTGCGCGCGGTGCACGGGTGGACGCCGCCGCCGGTGTGGGGCTACGCGGGCTGGGTCGCGCCCCAGGCGGAGACCGAGGAGTTCCGCCTGATCGAGGCGGAGCTGCTGTCGGACGCGCTGGCCGGCTGGCGCGAGAAGTTCCCCGAGGTCGCCGTGGTCGAGTGCAGCCAGCTCGCCACCGGGGCCCAGGCGCTGGTCGACCAGTCCTCGGACGCCGGCGTGGTCGTCGTCGGACGCCGCCTGCGGCACCTCCCGCTCGGCCCGCGCCTCGGACCGGTCGGGCACGCCGTGCTGCACCACGCGCACGCGCCCGTCCTGGTCGTCCCGCACGACTGA
- a CDS encoding MOSC domain-containing protein — MGGTVTAVSSNSEYSFTKPNRAGIVLLAGIGVEGDVHAGVTVKHRSRVAQDPTQPNLRQVHLIHEELFAEVGEAGFEVAPGELGENITTSGIDLLGLPVGTLLHLGDEAVVAVTGLRNPCLQIDNFQDGLLKKLVGRDETGAVVRKAGIMGVVQSGGVVRPGDTIVVELPEEPHRPLDRV; from the coding sequence ATGGGCGGGACCGTCACAGCAGTCAGCAGCAACAGCGAGTACTCGTTCACCAAACCCAACCGGGCCGGCATCGTGTTGCTCGCCGGGATCGGGGTCGAGGGAGACGTGCACGCCGGGGTCACGGTCAAGCACCGCTCGCGTGTCGCCCAGGACCCGACCCAGCCGAACCTGCGCCAGGTCCACCTCATCCACGAGGAACTCTTCGCCGAGGTCGGCGAAGCGGGATTCGAGGTGGCGCCCGGCGAACTCGGCGAGAACATCACCACCAGCGGCATCGACCTGCTCGGCCTGCCCGTCGGGACACTGCTGCACCTCGGCGACGAGGCGGTCGTGGCGGTCACCGGCCTGCGCAACCCCTGCCTGCAGATCGACAACTTCCAGGACGGCCTGCTGAAGAAGCTCGTCGGCCGCGACGAGACCGGGGCCGTCGTGCGCAAGGCCGGAATCATGGGCGTCGTCCAGTCGGGCGGCGTGGTGCGCCCCGGCGACACGATCGTCGTGGAGCTCCCGGAGGAGCCGCATCGGCCCCTCGACCGGGTCTGA
- a CDS encoding GlxA family transcriptional regulator, protein MSKESSHRVVVIVDENSNPFELGCATEVFGLRRPEIGRDLYDFRLCSPEPSTAMRDGFFTLTGVAGLEVADTADTLIVPNRPDVEVPRRPAVLDAIRRAHARGARLVGFCSGAFTLAEAGVLDGRRATAHWQWADSFRSRFPTVHLEPDVLFVDDGDILTAAGSAAALDLGLHVVRRDHGAEVANSVSRRLVFAAHRDGGQRQFVERPMPDLPDESLAPVLAWAQERLDSPLTVPDLAARAAVSPATLHRRFRTQLGTTPLIWLTGERLALACRLIERGESRFEVVARLSGLGTAANLRALMRRATGITPSAYRRRFGPEAK, encoded by the coding sequence ATGTCGAAAGAATCCTCGCACCGGGTGGTCGTGATCGTGGACGAGAACTCGAACCCGTTCGAGCTCGGCTGCGCGACCGAGGTCTTCGGCCTGCGCAGACCCGAGATCGGCCGCGATCTCTACGACTTCCGGCTCTGCTCGCCCGAGCCCTCCACCGCGATGCGCGACGGATTCTTCACCCTCACCGGGGTCGCCGGCCTGGAGGTGGCCGACACGGCCGACACTCTGATCGTCCCCAACCGCCCCGACGTCGAGGTTCCCCGCCGGCCCGCGGTGCTGGACGCGATCCGACGGGCGCACGCGCGCGGCGCCCGCCTGGTCGGCTTCTGCAGCGGCGCCTTCACCCTGGCCGAGGCCGGTGTCCTCGACGGGCGCCGGGCCACGGCCCACTGGCAGTGGGCGGACTCCTTCCGTTCCCGCTTCCCCACCGTCCACCTCGAACCGGACGTGCTCTTCGTGGACGACGGCGACATCCTCACCGCCGCGGGAAGCGCGGCCGCACTCGACCTCGGGCTGCACGTGGTCCGCCGCGACCACGGGGCCGAGGTCGCCAACTCCGTCAGCCGACGGCTGGTCTTCGCGGCCCACCGCGACGGCGGGCAGCGGCAGTTCGTCGAACGTCCGATGCCCGATCTCCCCGACGAGTCCCTGGCACCGGTCCTCGCCTGGGCGCAGGAACGGCTCGACTCCCCGCTCACGGTCCCGGACCTCGCGGCGCGGGCGGCCGTCAGCCCGGCGACACTGCACCGCCGCTTCCGGACCCAGCTGGGAACGACCCCGCTGATCTGGCTCACGGGGGAACGGCTCGCCCTGGCCTGCCGGCTGATCGAGCGCGGCGAGTCACGCTTCGAGGTAGTCGCACGGCTGAGCGGGCTGGGCACCGCGGCCAACCTGCGCGCCCTGATGCGCCGCGCGACGGGCATCACGCCGTCGGCGTACCGGCGCCGGTTCGGGCCCGAGGCGAAGTGA
- a CDS encoding cupin domain-containing protein yields the protein MSNRPISLPHALTTFDALWSPRIVTRVNDYDVRIAKVEGEHVWHAHDDTDEFFLVLDGELHISLREPGGERTVVLPRGTVFTVPAGTEHRPAAPTGAAILMFEPTGTPTVGDRHDEVPAHVDATTGHNLHA from the coding sequence ATGAGCAACCGGCCGATCTCCCTCCCGCATGCCCTGACCACCTTCGACGCGCTGTGGAGTCCGCGCATCGTCACGCGCGTCAACGACTACGACGTACGGATCGCCAAGGTCGAGGGCGAACACGTCTGGCACGCCCACGACGACACCGACGAGTTCTTCCTGGTGCTCGACGGCGAACTGCACATCTCCCTGCGCGAGCCCGGGGGCGAGCGCACGGTCGTGCTGCCGCGGGGGACGGTCTTCACCGTTCCCGCAGGTACGGAGCACAGGCCGGCCGCACCGACGGGCGCGGCGATCCTCATGTTCGAGCCGACCGGGACGCCGACCGTGGGCGACCGCCACGACGAGGTCCCCGCCCACGTGGACGCGACGACCGGACACAATCTCCACGCCTGA